One Oharaeibacter diazotrophicus DNA window includes the following coding sequences:
- a CDS encoding glutamate synthase subunit beta, whose amino-acid sequence MGKVTGFLEIDRQDQKYQPASDRIRHFREFTIPLTDQEVARQASRCMDCGVPYCHGDTGCPVHNQIPDWNDLVYSGDWEEAARNLHGTNNFPDFTGRICPAPCEEACTLNLEDTAVAIKSVEQAIAEKAWNEGWIVPQPAETRTGKSVGVVGSGPAGLAAAQQLARAGHDVHVYEREPKAGGLLRYGIPDFKMEKWPIDRRVDQLTAEGVTFHYGVNVGVNKPLDELAAAHDALLLAAGAEHPRDPELPGIELDGCHFAMPFLVQQNRRIGGEDVSAEAPLLATGKHVVVIGGGDTASDCIGTSFRQGALSVTQLDIRPRPPVREDKLAVWPFWPTKFRTSSSQAEGAEREFAAATLGVVGNAKGKVKGVKCARVDEKRRPIPGTEFEIRADLVLIAIGFSGPAEGTYLAGPGTALARDRRKNVLANTEDYRTSMDKVFAAGDCRRGQSLVVWAIREGRQAARAIDEFLMGSTVLPR is encoded by the coding sequence ATGGGCAAGGTGACAGGCTTCCTGGAGATCGACCGGCAGGACCAGAAGTACCAGCCGGCCTCGGACCGCATCCGCCATTTCCGCGAGTTCACGATCCCGCTGACGGACCAGGAGGTCGCGCGGCAGGCCTCGCGCTGCATGGACTGCGGCGTGCCCTACTGCCACGGCGACACCGGCTGCCCGGTCCACAACCAGATCCCCGACTGGAACGACCTCGTCTATTCCGGCGACTGGGAGGAGGCCGCGCGCAACCTCCACGGCACCAACAATTTCCCCGATTTCACCGGCCGCATCTGCCCCGCGCCCTGCGAGGAGGCCTGCACGCTGAACCTCGAGGACACCGCCGTCGCCATCAAGAGCGTCGAGCAGGCGATCGCCGAGAAGGCCTGGAACGAGGGCTGGATCGTGCCGCAGCCGGCCGAGACCAGGACCGGCAAGTCGGTCGGCGTCGTCGGCTCCGGGCCGGCCGGCCTCGCCGCCGCCCAGCAGCTCGCCCGCGCCGGCCACGACGTCCACGTCTACGAGCGCGAGCCCAAGGCCGGCGGCCTGCTGCGCTACGGCATCCCCGACTTCAAGATGGAGAAGTGGCCGATCGACCGCCGCGTCGACCAGCTGACCGCCGAGGGCGTCACCTTCCACTACGGCGTGAACGTCGGCGTCAACAAGCCGCTCGACGAGCTCGCCGCCGCCCACGACGCCCTGCTGCTGGCCGCCGGCGCGGAGCATCCGCGCGATCCGGAACTGCCGGGCATCGAGCTCGACGGCTGCCACTTCGCCATGCCCTTCCTGGTGCAGCAGAACCGCCGCATCGGCGGCGAGGACGTCTCGGCCGAGGCGCCGTTGCTCGCCACCGGCAAGCACGTGGTGGTCATCGGCGGCGGCGACACCGCCTCCGACTGCATCGGCACCTCGTTCCGCCAGGGCGCCCTGTCGGTGACCCAGCTCGACATCCGCCCGCGCCCGCCGGTGCGCGAGGACAAGCTCGCGGTCTGGCCGTTCTGGCCGACCAAGTTCCGGACGTCGTCGAGCCAGGCGGAGGGCGCCGAGCGCGAGTTCGCGGCCGCGACGCTCGGCGTCGTCGGCAACGCCAAGGGCAAGGTCAAGGGCGTCAAGTGCGCCCGCGTCGACGAGAAGCGCCGGCCGATCCCGGGCACCGAGTTCGAGATCCGCGCCGACCTCGTCCTGATCGCGATTGGCTTCTCGGGCCCGGCCGAGGGCACCTATCTCGCCGGCCCGGGCACCGCCCTCGCCCGCGACCGCCGCAAGAACGTGCTCGCCAACACCGAGGACTACCGCACCTCGATGGACAAGGTCTTCGCCGCCGGCGACTGCCGCCGCGGCCAGTCCCTGGTGGTCTGGGCGATCCGCGAGGGCCGTCAGGCCGCCCGCGCCATCGACGAGTTCCTGATGGGCTCGACGGTGCTGCCGCGCTGA
- a CDS encoding PIN domain-containing protein → MIRYPTGTALARFETTDPGTAVTSIIVAAELRFGYVKAGSQRLAADVEATLTSVGVLDWTLPCDRIYAEIRGDLHRRGALIGPMDMLIAAHALALDATLVTDNEDEFRRVAGLKIENWVR, encoded by the coding sequence ATGATCCGGTATCCGACGGGCACTGCGCTCGCTCGCTTCGAGACGACGGACCCGGGCACCGCGGTGACGAGCATCATCGTCGCCGCCGAGTTGCGGTTCGGCTATGTCAAGGCCGGTTCGCAACGGTTGGCTGCGGACGTGGAGGCCACGCTGACTTCGGTCGGCGTCCTGGATTGGACACTGCCCTGCGACCGGATCTACGCCGAGATTCGGGGGGACCTCCATCGGCGCGGCGCGCTGATCGGGCCGATGGACATGCTGATCGCGGCCCACGCGCTGGCGCTGGACGCGACGCTGGTGACGGACAACGAGGACGAATTCCGCCGGGTGGCGGGCTTGAAGATCGAGAACTGGGTCCGCTGA
- a CDS encoding antitoxin: MNYHKRDEREVSLFRNGRSQAVRIPKEFEIDADKVLMWKDPDGTIHMQPKQAKMTPRELAAFLRSRPPLEEDFPPIEELPLEDVDLERDP, from the coding sequence GTGAACTACCACAAGCGCGACGAGCGGGAGGTCAGCCTCTTCCGCAACGGCCGCAGCCAAGCCGTTCGCATTCCGAAGGAATTCGAGATCGACGCGGACAAGGTGCTCATGTGGAAGGACCCGGACGGGACCATCCACATGCAGCCGAAGCAGGCGAAGATGACACCGCGGGAGTTGGCCGCCTTCCTGCGGAGTCGGCCCCCCCTCGAGGAAGACTTCCCGCCGATCGAGGAGCTGCCGCTCGAGGACGTCGACCTGGAACGGGACCCGTGA